The genomic interval CCCTCGCCGATGAACTTGTGAACCAGCTCCGAGCCGGCCATCTTGATGAAGGTGGCGTCGGTCTGGTTCGCGACGGCCTTCGCGAGCATCGTCTTCCCCGTGCCCGGCGGCCCGTACAGCAGGACGCCGCTCGGCGGGTCGATGCCGACCTCGTCGAACATCTCGGGGCTCTTGAGGGGGAGCTCGACCGTCTCGCGAACCTCCTCCATCTGCTCGTCGATGCCGCCGATGTCCTCGTAGCTCACGTCGGGTTTCGTCTCGACCTGCATCACGCGGGCGCGGACGTCCGTCTCGTCGTCCAGCACCTTCACGATGGACAGCGAGTTGTTCACGGCGACGCGGGAGTCCGGCTCGATCTCCTCGCGCATCTCGGCGGTGACCTCGGTCAGCGCCTCCTGGTTGTTGCCGTGCTGTTTGATGACGACGCCGTTGTCCGTTATCTCCTGGACCGTGGCGACGAACAGCGGCGACTGCTTGAGCTTCTTGTTCTCGTGGGTGAGCCGCTCCAGCTTCTGCTGGTACTTGTTGTTCTCCGCGTTCGCGTCGAGCAGCTTGTCGCGCATCTCCTCGTTCTGAGCTTCGAGGATGTCGAGCCGCTCGCGCAGCGACTCCAGCTTGTCCTGCTGCGACGCGTCGTCGTCGTACGGCATATCGACGTCGTCGACAGTGTCAGTCATTGCCCCTACGTAGCGGACCGACTCATAAGAGGCTTCGGGTCGGGGGGTTTTCGCCGGTATCGGGCCGCTCACGTCCGCTGCGCCGAAAACGGCTGTTTCGTGCTGTATGAATGTTGGTTATAGAACGGAACAACAAATATTATCAGTCGGCATCTTGTAGCCGTCGGCAATGAGCGCGACAGAGACCGAGACCGACCCGGACGCGGAGGGCTGGGAGGCCGTCCGCGAACTGCCCCCGAGCGCGAAGCTCGTGGCCAAGGCGCTGGAGTACAACGAGCGGCTGACGCAGTCACAGCTCGCCGAGGAGACGCTGCTGCCCGCCCGAACCGTCCGCTACGCCCTCTCGCGGCTGGAGGAGTGCGACGCCGTGGACTCGCGGTTCTCCTTCACCGACGCCCGCAAGCGCGTCTACACCCTCGCCATCGAGTAACCTTTTCACGACGGCCGGGACCACCCGGCCCGTGTCCGACCGCCACGACGCGAAGCGCGCGCTCTCCCGACTCGTCCGCGACGACCCGCTCGACCGCGGCCAGCGCGCGCTCGCCGACCTCGACCGCGCCGCGACGTTCCGCGAGTCCGGGGGCCTCCGACGGCTCCGCGCGCTGGCCGCGACGGACGACGAGCGAGCCGACCGCGCCGCCCGAGTGCTCGACGCCTTTGACCGCCTCGCCGCGGCCGCACGCGGCCGCGACCAGTTCCGCCGCGGTCGCGATACCCCTATACGGGACGGCGGCCAAGCCGGAGGAAATGACACGGGTGATACACACCGGTGACACCCACCTCGGGTACCAGCAGTACCACCTGCCGGCGCGCCGGCAGGACTTCCTCGACGCGTTCCGGCGCGTGGCCCGCGACGCCGTCGAGGACGGGGTGGACGCCGTCGTCCACGCCGGCGACCTGTTCCACGACCGCCGGCCGGCGCTCCCCGACCTGCTCGGCACGCTCTCCGTCCTCCGGGAACTCGACGACGCCGGGGTCCCCTTCCTCGCCGTCGTCGGCAACCACGAGTCGACCCGCGACGGCCAGTGGCTCGACCTCTTCGAGTCGATGGGGCTCGCCACCCGGCTCGGCGACGAGCCGGTCGTCGTCGGCGACACGGCGTTCTACGGGCTGGACTTCGTCCCGCGGTCGAAGCGCGACGCCCTCGACTACGAGTTCGCCCCCCACGACGCCGACCACGCCGCGCTCGTTTCCCACGGGCTGTTCGAGCCGCTCGTCCCCGACTACGGCAACGTCGAGTGGGACGCCCGCGAGGTGCTCGCCGAGGCGAACCTCGACTTCGACGCGTTCCTGCTCGGGGACGAACACACGCCCGAGCGCGCCGACGTCGAGGGGACGTGGGTCACCTACTGCGGGTCCACCGAGCGCGCCTCCGCGAGCGAGCGCGAGGACCGCGGCTAC from Halosegnis marinus carries:
- the pan1 gene encoding proteasome-activating nucleotidase Pan1 produces the protein MTDTVDDVDMPYDDDASQQDKLESLRERLDILEAQNEEMRDKLLDANAENNKYQQKLERLTHENKKLKQSPLFVATVQEITDNGVVIKQHGNNQEALTEVTAEMREEIEPDSRVAVNNSLSIVKVLDDETDVRARVMQVETKPDVSYEDIGGIDEQMEEVRETVELPLKSPEMFDEVGIDPPSGVLLYGPPGTGKTMLAKAVANQTDATFIKMAGSELVHKFIGEGAKLVRDLFELARQHQPAVIFIDEIDAIASKRTDSKTSGDAEVQRTMMQLLAEMDGFEERGDISIIAATNRFDMLDRAILRPGRFDRLIEVPKPDAEGRELIFEIHTRGMNVADDVDFAALAELADNASGADIKAICTEAGMFAIREDRTEIRTADFENAWEKIQHEEDESDEVSKTFA
- a CDS encoding MarR family transcriptional regulator, with translation MSATETETDPDAEGWEAVRELPPSAKLVAKALEYNERLTQSQLAEETLLPARTVRYALSRLEECDAVDSRFSFTDARKRVYTLAIE